A window from Salminus brasiliensis chromosome 7, fSalBra1.hap2, whole genome shotgun sequence encodes these proteins:
- the pecam1b gene encoding platelet endothelial cell adhesion molecule isoform X4: MRATRTCLFLLLFTCTKGQPVFFVKDATLSVQPALKVERGTNLTLTCTAQVSHASGHIPPHSYNFYKDFHNANNMQPLEARGKETLHISQARAFHSGRYQCEVVVEGQKTKSSFQEVEVKGLQTPELIVDKLRVKEGENVSAVCKAEEEKGLLTFTFRDGSNVVYLAKTDSGQAQTYILFHSGRTADLTCSYVIKLESKILHSNSSNVVSVEVQELSITPTITITPSTEVFEADTVNFLCQVGSDYQSSPSLSLLLVKGTKILQQNMKTGQYTKKVQAADSGEYECYAIMNKILKTTSANLTVKELFSQPELAIRPTNVFEREQFTVTCESLEFASERIQSSDVKYYIYRNEHHVTLGAFDGKLVATAGSESNGNYTCKAEARNIIKWSQAQIFSARVLVSRPIIQVVGQVVGQVVLGRPFLIHCFSENGSFPITYTLKRNHNLLNRSESRHPHEHAIFTANISSENQIQEFRCEAKNSPHPPLMSEALSASVIVPVGLVFLTIIPTPEDVTEGHDVVLICKVSRGTPPVSFRWYRSDSNIPLLSTTTMANFSLHTLHKVSSEDNGSYHCEAFNSGTDFTRSNKVTFTVRLARWKKALIGGVCLLCVSALVVVLLMRYRAKRGKRETAAQLSVKPASPKSDDSVIYTHDALSRC; this comes from the exons TTTTCTTCGTTAAGGACGCCACGCTGTCCGTTCAGCCGGCGTTGAAAGTGGAGCGAGGCACGAACCTGACGCTTACCTGCACTGCCCAAGTTAGCCATGCCAGCGGCCATATTCCCCCTCACTCATACAACTTCTACAAAGACTTCCATAACGCAAATAACATGCAGCCGCTGGAAGCCAGGGGGAAGGAGACCCTCCACATCTCTCAGGCTCGCGCCTTCCACTCGGGGAGGTACCAGTGCGAGGTGGTGGTCGAAGGACAGAAGACGAAGAGCAGCTTTCAGGAAGTTGAAGTCAAAG GGCTGCAGACGCCAGAGCTGATTGTGGACAAGCTGCGGGTGAAAGAAGGCGAGAACGTGAGTGCCGTCTGCAAggcagaggaggagaagggcCTTCTGACATTCACCTTTAGGGATGGCTCAAATGTAGTGTACCTTGCAAAGACGGACAGCGGCCAAGCGCAGACTTATATTCTCTTCCACTCTGGACGAACCGCAGACCTGACCTGTTCATACGTCATTAAACTAGAGAGTAAAATACTGCACTCCAACAGCAGCAACGTGGTCAGTGTTGAAGTGCAGG agCTGAGCATCACACCGACGATCACGATCACGCCGTCCACAGAGGTCTTCGAGGCGGACACTGTAAACTTCTTGTGTCAAGTGGGCTCAGACTACCAAAGCTCACCgtctctctcactgctgctggTCAAAGGGACGAAGATCCTccaacaaaacatgaaaactgGCCAATACACCAAGAAGGTCCAGGCGGCGGACTCTGGAGAATACGAGTGCTACGCCATAATGAACAAGATCCTAAAAACTACCTCAGCAAATCTAACGGTCAAAG AGTTGTTTTCCCAGCCGGAGCTGGCCATAAGACCGACCAACGTATTCGAGAGGGAGCAGTTTACCGTCACCTGTGAAAGCTTAGAATTCGCGTCTGAGCGAATACAGAGCAGCGATGTGAAATACTACATCTACAGGAACGAACACCATGTCACTCTTGGAGCGTTTGATGGAAAGCTTGTGGCTACAGCAGGGTCGGAGAGCAACGGGAATTACACGTGTAAAGCTGAAGCGCGAAACATCATTAAATGGAGCCAAGCTCAGATCTTCAGTGCAAGAG TGCTAGTCTCCAGACCCATCATCCAGGTGGTTGGTCAAGTGGTCGGTCAGGTGGTCCTGGGCCGCCCATTTCTAATTCACTGCTTCTCAGAGAACGGGAGTTTTCCCATAACCTACACACTGAAGAGAAACCACAACCTGCTGAACCGCAGCGAGAGCAGACACCCGCACGAGCACGCCATCTTCACTGCCAACATCTCATCTGAAAACCAGATCCAAGAGTTCAGGTGCGAGGCGAAGAACAGCCCTCACCCCCCGCTGATGAGTGAAGCTCTGTCGGCCTCAGTTATCG TTCCTGTAGGGCTGGTGTTTCTGACCATCATCCCGACACCTGAGGATGTGACCGAGGGACATGACGTTGTTTTGATCTGCAAGGTCAGCAGAGGAACTCCCCCAGTCAGCTTTAGATGGTACCGTTCGGACAGCAATATCCCGCTGCTATCCACAACCACCATGGCAAATttctccttacacacactgcacaaagTGAGCAGCGAAGACAACGGCTCGTATCACTGTGAAGCCTTCAACAGCGGCACGGACTTCACCCGGAGCAATAAGGTCACCTTCACAG TGAGACTGGCCAGATGGAAGAAGGCCCTTATCGGCGGTGTGTGTCTGCTTTGTGTGTCGGCACTTGTGGTGGTCCTGCTGATGCGCTACAGGGctaagagag GTAAACGAGAGACTGCTGCCCAGCTCTCAGT AAAGCCTGCAAGCCCTAAATCAGATGACTCAGTAATATACACCCATGATGCTCTCTCACGCTGCTGA